In Desulfobacter hydrogenophilus, the genomic stretch AGCGCATTATCCAGGATATTTATAATGACCTGCATAATTTCCTTTTCATCGCCTCTGACCATGGGCGCCTGTCCAAGGGCCTTAAATTCCGTGCGGATGCCCCGGGTCTTTGCCCCGGGCGTAATACTTAAAATAGCGGATTGCACAAGCTGGTTGGGATCAAAAGGGGCAACCTGTCTTTTCTTAATACCTGAAACCAGGAAGGACGCATCCAGCAAGTGGTTTAAAAGGCCTGTAATCCGGGCAATCTCATTGCCGGAGATGGTTAAAAATTTCTTCTGCTTCTCATTGACCGGCCCAAGAACCTCTTCGGTCAACAAATTCACAGATTCACGGATGGAAGACAAGGGACTTCTGATTTCATGGCTTAAGGTGGCAATAAAATCCGAACGAATTTCGTCATCGGCTTTAAGTTGCCGGTTCATATCATTGAACGCCGCAGCCAGCTCCCCAAATTCATCGTTGGAAGTAATATCCATCTCATAAGTGTAATTATCATCAGAGACCCGCTTAAGCCCGGATTTCAATTTATTCAGGGGAACAATAATGGATCTGGAAATAAACCCAACGCCCATAACGCCCACCAGTATTGAAATACCAAACCCGATTATGCAGTTTCTTATCACTTGGCGGCTTAAACGGTTAATCAGGATCAGCGCCTGCTCAATTTTGTCTTCATTGTCCTTTCTGACCGCGGCAATGGTGTCCATCCATTGGTCCATCACATCGGCATCAATCCAGGTATAATCCTCACTCATAATTTGTTCCATGGATACATCCGACTTGATATAGCCACCAAAGGCCCGATCAATGTTACGCCAGTATCCCGCAGGTGTTTCCCGCCTTGCATCCAGCCCAATGATCTCGACAAGCACCTTTTGGTAATTGCGCCTGGCCGTTCCAAAATAGTCAAAATAAACATCTTTTTCCAGCAGTTTCAATTTCTTGATATTGGCGTCCATATCAAGAAGATTATTTTTAAGATCATTGGACAATACCGCAATCCGGTTGCTGATGCTCACAATCCGGGCAGAGGTATCGGACATTTCCCGAACCTTCATAAACAGGCCATAGACTGTGCCATAAAATATAAAGATAAAAAAAAAGAGAAAAATAAAAAGCTTTTTTGATATACCAGGTGTCATGAATATATTGTTACCATCTGCATAGGTGGAAGCCCTTTTAGCATGCCCGAACAGCCAAGTCAAATCCCGGCTGGGGCAAGCATATTTAGAGAATTTAATCAAAACCGCGACCAAAAGCAATCAACAACATTCACCTGTATTGAATTTCCATGATGGATACTTTATCTTTATGAGGTTAAGGGACTCAGAATAACGTAAAAAAGGAGAATTTAATGGGTGCTGATGTATTTTTCATGGACATAACCGCCACATCAAGGGAAAACCTGCCTGCCAAGTTGGAACGTCTGGTAACCACGGCAGGGCTTCACGCAATCCTGGACAAAAATGACCTGACCGCTGTAAAGGTGCATTTCGGTGAACAGGGAAATACGGCTTATATCCGCCCTGTCCTTATCCGTAAAATTATCCGGGCCATCAGAAAAGCAGACGCCACACCTTTTCTGACCGATGCCAACACCCTTTACGTGGGCACCCGCTCTGATGCAGTCTCCCATATCAAAACCGCTGTGGAAAATGGATTTTCATATTCATCCATGGATGCAGCCCCGTTGATCATTGCCGACGGCCTGTTCGGAAAAAGCGAGACTGCTGTAAGGGTGAATCTCAAACACAACAAGGAAGTATTTATCGGGTCGGAAATCATCAATGCCAACGCCCTAGTGTCACTGGCCCATTTCAAGGGACATGAGCTGTCCGGATTCGGCGGCACCCTTAAAAATCTGGGGATGGGATGTGCATCCCGCCGGGGCAAGTTGGACCAGCATTCCAATGTAAGTCCTAAAATCAAACGCAAAACCTGCATTGGTTGCGGCCTGTGTGCCCAACATTGCCCGGGGCAGGCCATAACCATTGAGAACAAAAAAGCCTATATGAATAAAACGGCCTGTATCGGATGTGCCGAATGTATTGTGCGTTGCCCCACCCAGTCCATCAACATCAACTGGAACCAGGATGTCCCCGTATTTCTTGAAAAAATGATGGAATATACCGCCGGCGTACTGAAAGATAAAACCGGGAAATGCCTGTTTGTTAACTTTATCACCAATATCTCCCCGAAATGTGACTGCCTACCCTATGCCGAGGCTCCCATCTGCAACGATATCGGCGTGGTGGCATCCTGTGATCCCGTAGCCATTGACCAGGCCAGTGCAGACCTTGTTAACCAGGCCCAGGGTCTTGCCTCTTCGGTGTTGACCACCCACCTGGACCCGGGGGAGGACAAATTCAAAGGACTTTATCCGCACGTGGACTGGGAACACCAACTTGCGTATGCCCAGGAGATCGGCCTTGGTAAAAGACGTTACAACCTGATCAAACTGGAGACCCTGGCATATAAAAATCCAGGGGCACACAGCTAACCATGTATCTGGCAAAAGTAAAAAAAAACGGACAGACCACCTATATCCTCCGGGAATCTGTCAGACAGGGTGAACAGATAGTGGCCCGGGACATTTTTGACATAGGTCCCTGCCCCGGAGCCTGGATTGATTATCCCGGCGGAAATGCCTGGTACTTAAATCCGGATCTGGAATCAAGGATTTCAAGTCTGGCCGGCACCTTTGACAGCGACCAGTTTGAAGACCTGTTCCGGCCTTTTATGCGACCCGCCATCCGCAGGGCCACCCAGACATTCAGGCAACGCGCCTTTAAGCAGTATACGCCGATGACCCGGGCGCAGAAAGAGACCATTGCAAGACAGGTTCATGCCTTTGACAAACGCCGGGCCCATTTTCTTAAATTCGGCAACATGGACCAGGGGCCCATGGTTAATATGCCGGCAGTAATTTTCAGGCAGTTACACAACAAATCCCGGGATGAAATTGAACAAGGCTTCATGGACCAGGAGCGGGTTTTAAAAAGAAAAGATCTTAAATCCTACATTTATACGG encodes the following:
- a CDS encoding HAMP domain-containing sensor histidine kinase — protein: MSDTSARIVSISNRIAVLSNDLKNNLLDMDANIKKLKLLEKDVYFDYFGTARRNYQKVLVEIIGLDARRETPAGYWRNIDRAFGGYIKSDVSMEQIMSEDYTWIDADVMDQWMDTIAAVRKDNEDKIEQALILINRLSRQVIRNCIIGFGISILVGVMGVGFISRSIIVPLNKLKSGLKRVSDDNYTYEMDITSNDEFGELAAAFNDMNRQLKADDEIRSDFIATLSHEIRSPLSSIRESVNLLTEEVLGPVNEKQKKFLTISGNEIARITGLLNHLLDASFLVSGIKKRQVAPFDPNQLVQSAILSITPGAKTRGIRTEFKALGQAPMVRGDEKEIMQVIINILDNALKFSPDNSRVDIRLTRGPGKHFLTCGISDEGPGIPDDKKNLIFKKYYRAREVRKHMDGVGLGLNIARRIIQANGGKIFVENKPDKGCTFSFTLPVF
- a CDS encoding DUF362 domain-containing protein yields the protein MGADVFFMDITATSRENLPAKLERLVTTAGLHAILDKNDLTAVKVHFGEQGNTAYIRPVLIRKIIRAIRKADATPFLTDANTLYVGTRSDAVSHIKTAVENGFSYSSMDAAPLIIADGLFGKSETAVRVNLKHNKEVFIGSEIINANALVSLAHFKGHELSGFGGTLKNLGMGCASRRGKLDQHSNVSPKIKRKTCIGCGLCAQHCPGQAITIENKKAYMNKTACIGCAECIVRCPTQSININWNQDVPVFLEKMMEYTAGVLKDKTGKCLFVNFITNISPKCDCLPYAEAPICNDIGVVASCDPVAIDQASADLVNQAQGLASSVLTTHLDPGEDKFKGLYPHVDWEHQLAYAQEIGLGKRRYNLIKLETLAYKNPGAHS
- a CDS encoding DnaJ domain-containing protein codes for the protein MYLAKVKKNGQTTYILRESVRQGEQIVARDIFDIGPCPGAWIDYPGGNAWYLNPDLESRISSLAGTFDSDQFEDLFRPFMRPAIRRATQTFRQRAFKQYTPMTRAQKETIARQVHAFDKRRAHFLKFGNMDQGPMVNMPAVIFRQLHNKSRDEIEQGFMDQERVLKRKDLKSYIYTALDLHRFFKGFMAKQMPHALDQDKVEAFFIQELCLLNKELFGLTSRLHEYLIRYAVMFFDHTYGDSVLLDDMVKDFQFRQRSRGFKPPAATRQLALSQAFKIFNLTAKSLETMDKKDLARKFRRLARQHHPDRGGSHDRFVELNNAYQALLEKIS